In Kiritimatiellales bacterium, the sequence ACCTGTATTTTCCGGCGCCGTTCCTGCCTCTTTTGTTTAGCGGTTTTGCGCGGGAAAATCCTGCATTCAGAGCCGCCAAGAAAAAAAAGAATCGGAAGCGGGAAAGGTTCGCGCGGTGGACGGCAGGGCGGTAGGGCGCGCAGTCCCTTGCGCGCCGTTATTTTTTCGGCGGCCAGGGACTGACCGCTTTTTTTGGCGCGCAAGGGACTGCGCGCCCTACCTATCCGGCGTTAAAAATCCGCCGCTATGTTATTCCGCTCTGCCCGGATTTAAATCGCAGACAGGAATGTCTGCGCCACCTGTATTTTCCGGCGCCATTCCTGCCTCTTTTGCTTAGCGGTTTTGCGCGGGAAAATCCTGCATTCAGAGCCGCCAAGAAAAAGAATCGGAAGCGGGAAAGGTTCGCGCGGTGGACGGCAGGGCGGTAGGGCGCGCAGTCCCTTGCGCGCCGTTATTTTTTCGGCGGCCAGGGACTGGCCGCTTTTTTTGGCGCGCAAGGGACTGCGCGCCCTACCTATCCGGCGTTAAAAATCCGCCAGCCGGATAGTGCACCAGTCATTGGTCCGGTGGAAATCAGCTGCTTGAAGCGGCGCCACCGAAGAGAGTACCGGCGGTTTGTTTTTAGAATAGTCGTAGCGGCAGAAATTGGCCTGCAATTGATCGTTTTCACAAAACTTTTCCAGCTGCAGCGCGTCCGCCGGAATTTCGACATCAACCAGCCATCTGTCCGGCAGGCAGGTGACTTTGCTGCGAAATCCGCACGGTGTCACCGTCAGCTCTTCCCATGGCAGCGGATCGGCTTCCGGCGAAGGTTTGCAATAGGGGCCCGGAAGGTGGAGGTGCAGCCGGTATTTGTTGGGGGTGACGTGCATTTCAAAAAAACCGGCCTGGTTTTCCGGTTTCAGGAATATTTCAAATACATCGCCCAGGCGCCAGGTGGCCTGGTTGTCTCCGGAGACGGCGGAGA encodes:
- a CDS encoding carbohydrate-binding family 9-like protein, giving the protein MKPSIIKIPRNHSGAESSECLPLLQHWQPEPDPALQPASVRLSWTEQTLLIHAELYDDEIFSAVSGDNQATWRLGDVFEIFLKPENQAGFFEMHVTPNKYRLHLHLPGPYCKPSPEADPLPWEELTVTPCGFRSKVTCLPDRWLVDVEIPADALQLEKFCENDQLQANFCRYDYSKNKPPVLSSVAPLQAADFHRTNDWCTIRLADF